The Sinomicrobium kalidii genome contains a region encoding:
- a CDS encoding response regulator transcription factor, with translation MSEQKIRIVLADDHVLVRDGIRALLEDQEDLEVIDEASDGREALRILENKTPDLLIVDIRMPELNGIEVVKIIKKQGHPVKTLVLSMHDSEEYVLQSVEAGADGYLLKGSSKEEFLKALHTVHSGGKYFSGDVSSILIQNFVSKPKSPAVAAEDKFSLTKRERQILSHVLEGKSNKQIAEELDISKRTAEVHRFNLMKKLKVKNLIELANKAKEHGLSQ, from the coding sequence ATGAGCGAACAAAAAATACGTATCGTCCTCGCAGACGACCATGTATTGGTTAGGGACGGCATCAGAGCACTACTCGAAGACCAGGAAGACCTTGAAGTCATCGACGAAGCATCAGATGGCAGGGAAGCCCTCCGGATACTGGAAAACAAAACTCCCGACCTGCTTATCGTAGACATCCGGATGCCCGAACTGAACGGTATTGAAGTGGTAAAAATCATAAAAAAACAGGGCCATCCGGTGAAAACACTCGTACTTTCCATGCACGATTCCGAAGAATACGTATTGCAATCCGTCGAGGCAGGAGCAGACGGGTACCTGCTCAAGGGTTCCAGTAAGGAAGAATTTCTGAAAGCCCTGCATACGGTACACTCCGGCGGAAAATATTTCAGCGGGGACGTTTCCTCCATACTCATACAAAACTTCGTTTCCAAACCCAAATCTCCCGCGGTGGCGGCCGAAGATAAATTCTCACTTACCAAAAGGGAAAGGCAGATACTGTCGCACGTACTCGAAGGAAAAAGCAACAAGCAAATCGCCGAAGAACTCGATATCAGCAAACGCACCGCCGAAGTACACCGTTTTAACCTCATGAAAAAACTCAAGGTAAAAAACCTCATCGAACTCGCCAATAAAGCCAAGGAACACGGATTGTCACAGTGA
- a CDS encoding NarK family nitrate/nitrite MFS transporter — protein sequence MKEFISKKATKINLLDFKSLPMRTFHITWFSFFICFFGWFGIAPLMAVVREELQLTKEQIGSTIIASVAITVLARLAIGWLCDRIGPRITYTYLLILGAIPVIAIGLSNSFETFLLFRLTIGIIGASFVITQYHSSVMFAPNVVGTANATTAGWGNLGGGVTQMIMPLLFAGFIALGFSDNSSWRYAMVVPGIIMIVMGIIYYKYTKDTPEGNFKDLKKIKEAETGQADRSGKRENTFMTAVKDIRVWALFFIYAASFGIELTINNIGAIYYKDYFDLDLKTAGLIAGLFGLMNLFARSLGGYFGDKAGIKWGLKGRILFLFTVLILEGIMLITFSQMRLLPMAIAVMILFSLCVQMAEGATFSIVPFVNKKAVGAVSGIVGAGGNVGAVLAGFLLRSEEVSYPNALLILGICVAVISLFSFLVRFSEKEEKIAGREIKASLENLVSVKN from the coding sequence ATGAAAGAATTTATCTCCAAAAAGGCTACGAAGATCAATCTGCTGGACTTCAAAAGCCTGCCCATGCGAACATTTCACATTACCTGGTTTTCGTTCTTTATCTGTTTCTTCGGCTGGTTCGGTATTGCACCGCTCATGGCCGTGGTACGGGAAGAATTACAACTGACGAAGGAACAAATAGGAAGTACCATAATCGCATCAGTTGCTATCACCGTTCTCGCCCGGCTGGCCATCGGATGGTTGTGCGACAGGATAGGTCCGCGCATTACCTATACCTACCTCCTCATCCTGGGGGCCATCCCCGTAATAGCCATAGGATTGAGCAACAGTTTTGAAACCTTTCTCCTGTTCCGGCTTACGATCGGTATCATAGGAGCTTCCTTTGTTATTACACAATATCACTCCTCCGTTATGTTTGCCCCCAATGTGGTAGGTACGGCCAACGCTACTACCGCCGGATGGGGAAATCTCGGCGGCGGGGTCACACAGATGATCATGCCGCTTCTGTTCGCCGGTTTTATAGCCCTCGGTTTTTCAGACAACTCCTCCTGGCGATATGCCATGGTCGTACCCGGAATAATTATGATTGTCATGGGTATTATCTATTACAAATACACCAAAGACACCCCGGAAGGCAATTTCAAAGACCTGAAAAAAATAAAGGAGGCCGAAACGGGACAGGCAGATCGTTCAGGCAAGCGCGAAAATACTTTTATGACAGCAGTAAAAGACATCCGTGTATGGGCACTGTTCTTTATTTATGCCGCATCTTTCGGCATAGAGCTTACCATAAACAATATCGGGGCCATATATTACAAGGATTATTTCGACCTGGACCTGAAAACCGCCGGGCTGATAGCCGGACTGTTCGGGTTGATGAACCTCTTCGCACGGAGCCTCGGTGGCTATTTTGGTGACAAGGCAGGCATCAAATGGGGACTGAAAGGCCGTATCCTCTTTCTTTTCACCGTCCTTATTCTCGAAGGCATCATGCTCATTACCTTCTCCCAGATGCGTTTGCTGCCCATGGCCATAGCCGTAATGATCCTTTTCAGTCTATGCGTTCAAATGGCCGAAGGTGCTACGTTCTCCATCGTCCCGTTTGTCAATAAAAAGGCGGTTGGTGCCGTAAGCGGTATTGTAGGGGCCGGAGGAAATGTAGGGGCCGTACTCGCCGGGTTCCTGCTGAGATCAGAAGAGGTCAGTTATCCGAATGCATTATTGATCCTGGGAATATGCGTAGCCGTTATTTCATTATTTTCATTTTTAGTACGTTTTTCTGAAAAAGAAGAAAAAATAGCCGGCAGGGAGATAAAAGCTTCCCTGGAAAACCTGGTTTCTGTGAAAAATTAA
- a CDS encoding nitrate reductase has translation MLKTTCSYCGVGCGITVKKDAKNRVYVEGDKDHPVNKGMLCSKGMNLHHVVNDTSDRILYPEIRWSSSHPREQTDWDTALDRAAAAFKSIIKKYGPDSVGFYVSGQCLTEEYYIANKLTKGFLKTNNIDTNSRLCMSSAVIGYKKTFGEDSVPIAYEDIELADCFLIAGANPAWCHPILFRRLEKHKETNPNVKVIVVDPRKTDSANFADLHLQIVPGTDVVLYNAIGRRLLDRKQVDFDFIKKHTEGFEKYRELIKSVSLKKAAQICGITVDEIKDAADMIGASEGFISMWAMGLNQSVVGSNKNFSLLNLSLITGHVGKPGSGPFSLTGQPNAMGGREVGGMASLLAVHKNLDNPEHRREVADFWGVDEISPKPGYTATEMFEALEKGKLKAIWIVCTNPLVSLPDVRRAEKALQQAKFVVVQDISHKSDTTQYADLLLPAAGWLEKEGTMTNSERRVSYLSKGINPPGEALPDVEILCRFAKKMGFPGFDYASAEEIYREYCQMTKGTNIDISYLSYDRLKNEGTFQWPVPDYRHPGTARLFTDRKFYTPSQKAVFNTPYSVENASIKPDGDYPLILTTGRIRDQWHTMTRTGKVSRLKTHYPEPVLEINPVDAYICKVKSGDVVNIKSRNGTVRVRAKVTGSIREQVVFLPMHWGKQLQNDYSRANNLTNNIVDPLSKEPDFKYTAVSVSRYKKPVHKICVIGAGAAAFRFIQNYREHNEEDDIHVFSKEPNPFYNRVLLPEYITEELTWEQLQKIKKEELDKLGVALHSEKHIREIDREQKQIRDNTGQWHDYDILILATGSSPFVPGDVPLHLPGRFTIRSKEDADGLKKYLDDTGIPAEKQHVAIVGGGLLGLELAAALKHNNLQITIIQRGSRLMERQLDPVSSKLLAQDVQERGVQVYFDNEVSTVFDEEDTGELTITLKSGKTINAHAIVYAIGTTPNITIAKDCGLQCGRGVKVNPYLQTSDPDIFAIGEIAEFKNNLYGITSAAEEQANILANYLAGDTGSTYKGSVLMNILKFQDLDLCSIGTVRIPENDEDYEEIVFTDVSKHYYKKCIVKNDLLIGAILMGDKNEFAEFKAMIESKTELLDKRETLLRGSSETKPVLGKLICSCSQVGEGNLIAAIENGCGDFTELCKQTGAGLGCGSCKTEVREILKKQENPVS, from the coding sequence ATGCTGAAAACAACCTGCTCCTATTGTGGTGTGGGTTGTGGAATTACGGTAAAGAAAGATGCCAAAAACCGGGTTTATGTGGAAGGAGACAAGGATCATCCCGTAAACAAGGGAATGCTGTGCTCCAAGGGTATGAACCTCCACCACGTGGTCAACGACACTTCAGACCGCATCCTTTACCCCGAAATACGGTGGAGCAGTTCCCATCCCAGAGAACAGACAGACTGGGACACCGCCCTGGACCGGGCTGCGGCCGCCTTTAAATCCATCATAAAAAAATACGGTCCGGACAGCGTGGGATTTTATGTTTCCGGACAATGCCTTACCGAAGAATACTATATCGCCAATAAACTTACCAAGGGCTTTTTAAAGACGAATAACATCGACACCAATTCCAGGCTCTGTATGAGTTCTGCCGTGATCGGGTACAAAAAGACCTTTGGCGAAGACAGCGTGCCGATAGCCTATGAAGACATCGAACTGGCCGATTGCTTTCTTATTGCCGGGGCCAACCCGGCCTGGTGCCACCCCATACTCTTCCGCAGGCTTGAAAAACACAAAGAAACAAATCCCAATGTAAAGGTCATTGTAGTCGACCCCCGCAAGACCGACTCCGCCAATTTTGCCGATCTCCACCTTCAGATCGTACCGGGTACGGATGTGGTCCTTTACAATGCCATAGGCAGGAGGTTACTGGACCGCAAACAGGTAGATTTCGACTTTATCAAAAAACACACCGAGGGCTTTGAAAAGTACAGGGAACTCATCAAATCCGTTTCCCTTAAAAAAGCGGCGCAAATATGCGGTATTACCGTTGATGAGATCAAAGATGCAGCCGATATGATAGGCGCCTCCGAAGGATTTATTTCCATGTGGGCCATGGGGCTCAATCAGAGCGTTGTAGGTTCCAACAAAAATTTTTCGTTACTCAATCTCTCCCTGATTACCGGGCATGTGGGTAAACCCGGTTCGGGGCCGTTTTCCCTGACCGGGCAACCCAATGCCATGGGGGGCCGGGAAGTAGGTGGCATGGCCAGTCTCCTTGCCGTACACAAAAACCTGGATAACCCGGAACACCGCCGGGAAGTAGCCGACTTCTGGGGTGTGGACGAAATATCCCCGAAACCAGGATACACCGCAACCGAGATGTTTGAGGCTCTCGAAAAAGGAAAACTGAAAGCCATCTGGATCGTCTGTACCAACCCGCTGGTAAGTCTGCCCGATGTAAGACGGGCGGAAAAAGCACTGCAACAGGCCAAATTTGTAGTGGTACAGGATATTTCCCATAAATCCGATACTACCCAATACGCCGACTTGCTCCTCCCTGCTGCGGGATGGCTGGAAAAAGAGGGGACCATGACCAATTCCGAACGGCGGGTATCCTACCTCTCCAAAGGCATTAATCCACCGGGTGAAGCCCTTCCCGACGTGGAAATACTGTGCAGGTTTGCCAAAAAAATGGGGTTCCCGGGATTTGACTACGCTTCCGCGGAAGAAATTTACCGGGAATACTGTCAAATGACCAAGGGAACCAACATCGACATTTCTTACCTCAGTTATGACCGACTGAAGAACGAAGGCACGTTCCAATGGCCTGTTCCGGATTACCGCCACCCCGGAACAGCGAGGCTTTTTACCGACAGGAAGTTCTATACCCCTTCACAAAAAGCCGTGTTCAACACCCCGTACAGCGTGGAAAACGCTTCCATAAAACCCGATGGCGATTATCCGCTGATACTCACCACCGGACGTATACGCGACCAATGGCATACCATGACCCGTACCGGAAAGGTTTCCCGCCTGAAAACCCACTATCCCGAACCCGTATTGGAGATCAACCCTGTAGATGCCTATATCTGTAAGGTAAAAAGCGGCGACGTGGTAAACATAAAAAGCCGGAACGGTACGGTAAGGGTCCGCGCAAAAGTAACAGGCAGCATACGGGAACAGGTGGTGTTCCTTCCCATGCACTGGGGCAAACAATTGCAAAACGACTACAGCAGGGCCAATAACCTGACCAATAATATTGTAGACCCGCTTTCCAAGGAACCGGACTTTAAATACACCGCTGTGTCGGTTTCCCGCTACAAAAAACCGGTGCATAAAATCTGTGTTATCGGGGCCGGGGCCGCTGCATTCCGGTTTATCCAGAATTACAGGGAACACAATGAAGAAGATGATATTCACGTCTTTTCCAAGGAACCGAACCCGTTTTACAACCGGGTACTCCTTCCGGAATACATCACAGAGGAACTGACCTGGGAGCAGCTCCAGAAGATAAAAAAAGAGGAGCTGGACAAACTGGGCGTTGCCCTGCACTCGGAAAAGCACATCCGGGAAATTGACAGGGAACAAAAACAAATACGGGACAATACCGGGCAATGGCACGACTATGATATACTGATCCTTGCCACGGGCAGCAGCCCCTTTGTTCCCGGGGACGTGCCGTTACACCTCCCGGGCAGGTTTACCATACGAAGCAAGGAAGACGCAGACGGACTCAAAAAATACCTGGACGACACGGGAATTCCCGCCGAAAAACAACATGTTGCCATCGTAGGCGGCGGTTTGCTCGGCCTGGAACTCGCCGCTGCGCTCAAACACAATAACCTTCAAATCACCATCATACAGCGGGGTTCCCGGCTTATGGAAAGACAACTGGACCCTGTTTCCAGCAAACTCCTTGCCCAGGATGTTCAGGAGCGGGGCGTACAGGTGTATTTTGACAATGAGGTAAGTACCGTATTTGACGAGGAAGACACCGGGGAACTGACCATTACCCTGAAAAGCGGGAAAACGATCAACGCCCACGCTATCGTCTATGCCATAGGCACCACTCCCAATATAACCATTGCCAAAGATTGCGGCCTGCAGTGTGGCAGGGGCGTAAAAGTAAATCCGTACCTGCAAACCTCCGATCCCGATATTTTTGCCATCGGGGAAATTGCGGAGTTCAAAAACAATCTCTACGGTATCACTTCGGCAGCCGAAGAACAGGCCAATATACTGGCCAATTACCTGGCCGGGGATACCGGAAGCACATACAAAGGTTCCGTGTTGATGAACATCCTCAAGTTCCAGGACCTGGACCTGTGCAGTATAGGCACCGTGCGTATCCCCGAAAACGATGAGGATTACGAAGAGATCGTCTTTACCGATGTCAGCAAGCATTATTACAAAAAATGTATTGTAAAAAACGACCTGCTCATCGGGGCCATTTTGATGGGCGACAAAAACGAGTTTGCCGAATTCAAGGCCATGATCGAAAGCAAGACCGAACTCCTCGACAAGCGGGAAACCCTGCTGAGAGGATCTTCTGAAACCAAACCCGTACTGGGCAAACTGATATGTTCCTGCAGCCAGGTAGGCGAAGGCAATCTTATTGCTGCCATTGAAAACGGTTGCGGTGATTTTACCGAACTGTGCAAACAAACGGGGGCCGGACTGGGCTGCGGAAGTTGTAAGACCGAGGTGCGGGAAATCCTGAAAAAACAGGAAAACCCGGTATCGTAA
- a CDS encoding rubredoxin, translating to MKKKLSRLTVKGGVLSPRELKNIVETAEEAGLDSISFGSRQDILFPETVRPGILKTLRGMEVVTSVSDKKENIVSSYVSADIFPGTSWLTGDRYLYILEQFKQTPTLKVNITDPKQRLVPLFTGHLNFIASAHEDYWYLHIRLPHWEKKAEYPALIYGWDIEKVASAIEDILPEEPESVTTIFYLLNDRIDTNNRTVDTPLQVPFHPFPYYEGMNKLGSGKYWLGLYWRNNHYDIRFLKTMCDLCMECKIGKICITPWKSFIVKGIPVEFKLTWEKFLGVNGINVRHSMLELNWHVPVGEDWARELKKYLVGEFDKNDISTYGLTFGITGYGKKVYYFTSVVIEKNAFPVDIEGIDIPDTYNLLYARDFDPNTLEYLIYAQDIDRRELPDLLMELSRMYFKELGNEKEVIKPKAQKKEEETYTVYQCTDCLTIYNPEYGDVTQDIPSGTAFEELPESYCCPLCEAPKSNYNKQELVKR from the coding sequence ATGAAGAAAAAATTATCCAGATTGACCGTAAAGGGAGGCGTACTCAGCCCGCGGGAATTAAAAAACATTGTCGAAACCGCCGAAGAGGCCGGACTGGACAGTATTTCCTTTGGTTCCCGGCAGGACATTCTCTTTCCGGAAACGGTCCGCCCCGGAATACTGAAAACACTTCGGGGTATGGAAGTGGTAACTTCGGTATCCGACAAAAAGGAGAATATTGTTTCTTCCTATGTTTCTGCCGATATTTTCCCGGGTACGAGCTGGCTTACCGGTGATCGCTACCTCTATATCCTCGAACAATTCAAGCAAACCCCTACCCTCAAGGTAAACATTACCGATCCCAAACAGCGACTGGTGCCTCTTTTTACGGGGCATCTCAACTTTATTGCATCGGCACACGAAGATTACTGGTACCTGCACATCCGGTTGCCGCACTGGGAGAAAAAAGCGGAATACCCGGCCCTTATCTACGGATGGGACATTGAAAAAGTAGCATCGGCCATAGAAGATATTTTACCGGAAGAACCGGAATCGGTCACTACTATTTTTTACCTCCTCAACGACAGGATAGATACCAACAACCGTACTGTGGACACCCCTTTGCAAGTTCCCTTCCACCCTTTTCCGTATTACGAGGGAATGAACAAACTGGGGTCCGGGAAATACTGGCTGGGACTTTACTGGCGCAATAATCATTACGATATCCGCTTTCTGAAAACCATGTGCGACCTGTGTATGGAATGCAAGATCGGGAAAATATGTATTACCCCCTGGAAATCCTTTATTGTAAAGGGTATTCCCGTGGAATTTAAACTTACCTGGGAAAAATTTCTGGGCGTAAACGGTATTAATGTACGTCATTCCATGCTGGAACTCAACTGGCACGTTCCCGTTGGGGAAGACTGGGCCAGGGAACTCAAAAAATACCTGGTCGGCGAGTTCGACAAGAACGATATCAGCACTTACGGGCTTACTTTCGGTATTACGGGATACGGAAAGAAGGTATATTACTTTACATCCGTAGTGATCGAAAAAAATGCTTTTCCGGTGGATATTGAAGGTATCGATATTCCCGACACCTACAACCTGCTTTATGCCAGGGATTTCGACCCCAACACCCTGGAATACCTCATCTATGCCCAGGACATTGACCGCCGCGAACTCCCCGACCTGCTCATGGAACTCAGCAGGATGTATTTTAAGGAACTGGGCAACGAAAAAGAAGTTATAAAACCAAAAGCACAAAAAAAGGAGGAAGAAACCTACACGGTGTATCAATGTACTGACTGCCTGACCATCTACAATCCCGAATACGGCGATGTAACACAGGATATCCCATCCGGAACGGCCTTCGAAGAGCTTCCGGAAAGTTATTGCTGCCCTCTGTGCGAAGCCCCCAAAAGCAATTACAATAAGCAGGAACTGGTAAAGCGGTAA
- the moaCB gene encoding bifunctional molybdenum cofactor biosynthesis protein MoaC/MoaB, which yields MVDITHKITTLRTATAQAVVKVGKKETITAIKNDLVPKGNVLEMAKTAGLFAVKNTYQVIPDCHPLPVEYTSVDYEIGAQEIHIVFTVKTVYKTGVEVEAMHGASVVALTMYDMLKPIDKEIEIQRIKLLHKRGGKSSFVNTFSSPLKAAVIVCSDTISAGKKEDRAGKAIIDKLNQCDVEVTAYDIIPDEAAIIKNKTRQYTGNNHLLIFTGGTGLSERDVTPEALAPLIDRKIPGIEEAIRSYGQQRMPYAALSRSVAGMAGGCLVLALPGSTNGARESMDAIFPHVLHIFKVVKGERHGE from the coding sequence ATGGTCGATATAACCCATAAAATAACCACACTCCGTACGGCAACTGCCCAGGCTGTGGTGAAAGTAGGAAAAAAAGAAACTATAACGGCGATTAAGAACGATCTTGTCCCTAAGGGAAACGTCCTGGAAATGGCTAAAACAGCCGGGCTTTTTGCCGTAAAGAACACTTACCAGGTCATTCCGGACTGTCACCCGCTTCCGGTGGAGTACACTTCGGTAGATTATGAAATCGGGGCGCAGGAGATACATATTGTGTTTACCGTGAAAACGGTTTATAAGACCGGGGTGGAAGTGGAGGCCATGCACGGGGCCTCGGTAGTGGCACTGACCATGTATGACATGCTGAAACCCATAGACAAGGAAATAGAAATACAACGCATTAAACTGTTACATAAAAGAGGAGGGAAGTCCTCTTTTGTAAATACCTTTTCCTCCCCGCTGAAAGCTGCAGTGATCGTTTGTTCCGATACCATATCCGCAGGGAAAAAGGAAGACCGGGCCGGAAAAGCCATTATAGACAAACTGAACCAGTGTGATGTAGAGGTCACTGCCTACGATATTATTCCCGATGAGGCAGCGATCATCAAAAACAAGACCCGGCAATACACCGGAAATAACCATCTGCTGATATTCACCGGGGGAACGGGGCTTTCCGAACGGGATGTCACTCCCGAAGCCCTGGCACCGCTGATCGACCGGAAGATACCGGGAATAGAGGAAGCGATAAGAAGTTACGGCCAGCAACGGATGCCCTATGCCGCATTGTCCCGAAGTGTTGCGGGAATGGCAGGGGGGTGTCTGGTACTGGCATTACCGGGGTCTACCAATGGTGCCCGGGAATCCATGGATGCCATATTTCCGCACGTACTTCATATTTTTAAAGTAGTAAAAGGGGAACGTCACGGGGAATAG